A window of Amycolatopsis australiensis contains these coding sequences:
- a CDS encoding ESX secretion-associated protein EspG, with product MNNSVAVFDVIDEVIAPLSAEVPERPSVMEFYDPEFEIPPVLAETSPLPGRRSSPPPTLADEVEQYTRFVAGMSAIGLAPGGEVTAEAVGLYRALRGGFIRGVVTGVFPARREPWEVRFFGDEDYTTVLHKLGSRARLRSGFLSELPGWVFDGLPDRPPGPGPHLRIETDERGLIPRDCGAEVEQIRECAARPRLGTVLVDLAVRDAILAEYPHGAFGLVDNDLGRYQFSAAVGRNGRWTVTWGPASRRTAEQWIVEAVQSHA from the coding sequence ACGTCATCGACGAGGTCATCGCCCCGCTGTCGGCCGAGGTGCCGGAGCGGCCCTCCGTGATGGAGTTCTACGACCCCGAGTTCGAGATTCCGCCGGTGCTGGCGGAGACCTCGCCGCTGCCGGGCCGTCGCTCATCACCGCCGCCGACCCTGGCCGACGAGGTGGAGCAGTACACGCGGTTCGTCGCCGGGATGTCCGCGATCGGGCTCGCCCCGGGCGGGGAGGTCACGGCGGAAGCCGTCGGGCTGTACCGCGCGCTGCGCGGCGGGTTCATCCGCGGCGTGGTCACCGGCGTCTTCCCGGCGCGGCGCGAGCCGTGGGAGGTCCGCTTCTTCGGCGACGAGGACTACACCACGGTGCTGCACAAGCTGGGCAGCCGCGCGCGCCTGCGTTCCGGCTTCCTCTCCGAGCTGCCGGGCTGGGTGTTCGACGGGCTGCCCGACCGGCCGCCGGGCCCGGGGCCTCACCTGCGCATCGAGACCGACGAGCGCGGCCTGATCCCGCGCGACTGCGGAGCGGAGGTCGAGCAGATCCGCGAGTGCGCGGCCCGGCCCCGGCTGGGCACGGTGCTGGTGGACCTCGCGGTCCGCGACGCGATCCTGGCGGAGTACCCGCACGGCGCGTTCGGGCTGGTGGACAACGACCTGGGCCGCTACCAGTTCAGCGCGGCGGTCGGCCGCAACGGCCGCTGGACGGTCACGTGGGGTCCGGCCTCCCGCCGGACGGCGGAGCAGTGGATCGTCGAGGCGGTGCAGAGCCATGCGTGA
- a CDS encoding bifunctional MFS transporter/dTMP kinase has translation MRSVPGAGPGGSSGAEASTINRVRRVLAIKPFRRLWGVTYLCSVADWLNILALTGLATKLTDNYFAQNFAFVGVVLTGLAPGLLFAPIGGLLADRFDRRKVMVVADLLRCGFLLSIAIVGAPWWLLVGNFLVGSASSMWIPSKEAAVPNLLRRPDQVETANQLGMVMTYGLAVITAAGANAIITGVNTTFHFFPNDNASLSIAKLVVIITGLLYLASAILIATRIPELSLRNVHALPEQKVKAADEEKLGIGAMIADGFRFIRSTPLVRGLLVGAFGAFVAGGAVIGSAKPYSSSLLAGDSAFSLLVLAVFLGLATGMVFAPKLARRLPHDRLFGLSIVAAAISLGLVALSPHLTISLIAVVLVGICAGTAFLTGVTIIGSRVEDAIRGRINAIYQLMMKLVLFGTTVTVPLLVGAVQRHTITVWGSPLTIDGTRPVMLGGAAIALVAGLFAYRQMDDRRTEPILADLRNALRRTPRRVNGFLIAVEGTTAINTAIQAVNLADWMRGGTRPVVVAADPALDDKRLTALVSGASLTGARAQALAAAAVRADIVERHVQPALDAGSVVVMERFVDSPLAHLSAVAGLDSDELEGLADWATGRLRPDLTVLLDSAPNGAPRDKSTAMNDQWRVQHLLTEMAAADPDRYVVIDADGTDAEVAERIRTALRAVFVGRLAGLAPAADAPAVEHPATTGGPATDRPSTLPLDLEDTVQGEPRVEVK, from the coding sequence GTGCGATCGGTACCCGGGGCCGGCCCGGGCGGATCGTCGGGCGCCGAGGCGTCCACGATCAACCGGGTCCGGCGGGTACTGGCGATCAAACCTTTCCGGCGCCTCTGGGGCGTCACGTACCTGTGCAGCGTGGCCGACTGGCTGAACATCCTCGCCCTCACCGGCCTGGCCACGAAGCTCACGGACAACTACTTCGCCCAGAACTTCGCGTTCGTCGGCGTCGTCCTGACCGGCCTCGCGCCGGGGCTGCTGTTCGCCCCCATCGGCGGGCTGCTCGCCGACCGCTTCGACCGGCGCAAGGTGATGGTCGTCGCCGACCTGCTGCGGTGCGGGTTCCTGCTGTCCATCGCGATCGTCGGCGCGCCGTGGTGGCTGCTCGTCGGCAACTTCCTCGTCGGCTCCGCGTCGAGCATGTGGATCCCCTCCAAAGAGGCGGCCGTACCCAACCTGCTCCGCCGTCCCGACCAGGTCGAGACGGCGAACCAGCTCGGCATGGTGATGACCTACGGCCTGGCCGTCATCACCGCGGCCGGCGCGAACGCGATCATCACCGGCGTCAACACCACGTTCCACTTCTTCCCCAACGACAACGCCAGCCTCAGCATCGCGAAACTGGTCGTCATCATCACCGGCCTGCTCTACCTGGCCAGCGCGATCCTCATCGCCACCCGGATCCCCGAGCTTTCGCTGCGCAACGTCCACGCGCTGCCGGAGCAGAAGGTCAAGGCGGCCGACGAGGAGAAGCTCGGCATCGGCGCGATGATCGCCGACGGCTTCCGGTTCATCCGCAGCACGCCGCTCGTGCGCGGGCTGCTGGTCGGCGCGTTCGGCGCGTTCGTCGCCGGTGGCGCCGTGATCGGCTCCGCCAAGCCGTACTCGTCGAGCCTGCTGGCCGGTGACTCCGCGTTCAGCCTGCTCGTCCTCGCCGTCTTCCTCGGCCTCGCCACCGGCATGGTCTTCGCGCCCAAGCTCGCTCGGCGGCTGCCGCACGACCGGCTGTTCGGCCTCTCGATCGTCGCGGCCGCGATCTCGCTCGGCCTGGTGGCGTTGTCGCCGCACCTGACCATCTCGCTGATCGCCGTGGTGCTGGTCGGCATCTGCGCCGGGACCGCGTTCCTCACCGGCGTGACGATCATCGGCTCGCGCGTCGAAGACGCCATCCGCGGCCGGATCAACGCGATCTACCAGCTGATGATGAAGCTGGTGCTGTTCGGCACCACGGTCACCGTGCCGCTGCTCGTCGGCGCGGTGCAGCGCCACACGATCACCGTCTGGGGCAGTCCGCTCACCATCGACGGCACCCGCCCGGTGATGCTCGGCGGCGCCGCGATCGCGCTGGTCGCCGGGCTCTTCGCCTACCGGCAGATGGACGACCGCCGCACCGAGCCGATCCTCGCCGACCTGCGCAACGCGCTGCGCCGCACGCCGCGGCGGGTCAACGGCTTCCTCATCGCCGTCGAGGGCACCACCGCGATCAACACCGCGATCCAGGCCGTGAACCTCGCCGACTGGATGCGCGGCGGCACCCGGCCCGTCGTGGTCGCCGCCGACCCGGCGCTCGACGACAAGCGGCTGACCGCGCTGGTTTCCGGCGCCTCCCTGACCGGCGCGCGCGCCCAGGCGCTGGCCGCCGCCGCGGTCCGGGCCGACATCGTCGAGCGGCACGTCCAGCCGGCGCTGGACGCCGGTTCGGTCGTGGTGATGGAACGCTTCGTCGACTCGCCGCTCGCGCACCTGTCCGCCGTCGCCGGGCTCGACAGCGACGAACTGGAAGGCCTCGCCGACTGGGCGACCGGGCGGCTGCGCCCGGACCTGACGGTCCTGCTGGACTCCGCGCCGAACGGCGCGCCGCGCGACAAGTCCACCGCGATGAACGACCAGTGGCGCGTCCAGCACCTGCTCACCGAGATGGCCGCGGCCGACCCGGACCGGTACGTCGTGATCGACGCCGACGGGACCGACGCCGAGGTCGCCGAACGCATCCGCACCGCGCTGCGCGCCGTGTTCGTCGGACGGCTGGCGGGGCTGGCCCCGGCGGCCGACGCGCCTGCCGTCGAACACCCGGCGACCACCGGCGGACCGGCCACGGACCGGCCGTCGACCCTGCCGCTCGACCTCGAAGACACGGTCCAGGGAGAGCCTCGCGTGGAGGTGAAGTGA
- a CDS encoding DNA polymerase III subunit delta', translating into MTTTERIGVWNQLVGQEPAVETLAAAAAAAAKIVAGEPAPAGAMTHAWLLTGPPGSGRSVAARTFAAALQCSTGTGCDACPGCHTTMAGTHADVRLVVPEGLSISVAEMRALVQAAARRPTTGNWQVVIIEDADRLTEGASNALLKAVEEPPDRTVFLLCAPSDHPEDVSVTIRSRCRLVTLRTPPPEAIADVLMRRDHVDPERAQWAASVCGGHVGRARRLATDEAARQRRATVLRIPLGLRRAADVFTCADQLISAAEADAGEASKARDENERNELRTAMGGDGVGKGVAGAKRAAEAAVKQLEKKQKSRATRTQRDTLDLALIDLAGFYRDVLVTATRSGATLNHPDHADQIREAAHAWTPESALRRLEAVLECREAIELNVKPRIAIEAMVTTLRQG; encoded by the coding sequence GTGACGACGACCGAGCGCATCGGCGTCTGGAACCAGCTGGTCGGCCAGGAGCCCGCGGTCGAGACGCTGGCCGCGGCCGCCGCGGCGGCGGCCAAGATCGTCGCCGGCGAGCCCGCCCCGGCCGGCGCGATGACGCACGCCTGGCTGCTCACCGGCCCGCCCGGGTCCGGCCGCTCGGTCGCCGCGCGGACGTTCGCCGCGGCCCTGCAGTGCAGCACCGGCACCGGCTGCGACGCCTGCCCCGGCTGCCACACGACGATGGCGGGCACCCACGCCGACGTCCGGCTCGTCGTGCCGGAAGGCCTGTCCATCTCGGTCGCCGAGATGCGCGCCCTGGTGCAGGCCGCCGCGCGGCGCCCGACGACCGGGAACTGGCAGGTCGTGATCATCGAAGACGCCGACAGGCTCACCGAAGGCGCGTCGAACGCGCTGCTGAAAGCCGTCGAGGAGCCGCCGGACCGCACGGTGTTCCTGCTCTGCGCGCCGTCGGACCACCCCGAAGACGTCTCGGTGACGATCCGTTCGCGCTGCCGTCTCGTCACGCTGCGGACGCCGCCGCCGGAGGCGATCGCCGACGTGCTGATGCGCCGCGACCACGTCGACCCCGAGCGGGCGCAGTGGGCCGCCTCGGTGTGCGGCGGACACGTCGGACGCGCGCGCCGGCTCGCCACCGACGAAGCCGCGCGGCAGCGGCGGGCCACCGTCCTGCGGATCCCGCTGGGCCTGCGCCGCGCCGCCGACGTCTTCACCTGCGCCGACCAGCTGATCAGCGCGGCGGAGGCCGACGCGGGCGAGGCCAGCAAGGCCCGCGACGAGAACGAGCGCAACGAGCTGCGGACCGCAATGGGCGGCGACGGCGTCGGCAAGGGCGTCGCAGGCGCCAAGCGCGCCGCGGAAGCCGCCGTCAAGCAGCTGGAGAAGAAGCAGAAGTCCCGCGCGACCCGCACCCAGCGCGACACGCTCGACCTGGCGCTGATCGACCTGGCCGGCTTCTACCGCGACGTCCTGGTGACGGCGACCCGCTCCGGCGCGACGCTCAACCACCCCGACCACGCCGACCAGATCCGCGAGGCCGCGCACGCGTGGACACCCGAGTCGGCACTCCGCCGCCTCGAAGCGGTGCTGGAATGCCGCGAGGCGATCGAGCTGAACGTGAAACCGCGCATCGCGATCGAGGCGATGGTCACGACGCTCCGCCAGGGCTGA
- a CDS encoding GreA/GreB family elongation factor, with the protein MVISGDKGLSSAARSQLEKEIASLRAQRAALAPQPGEQERTGDAADQADVIDRAEAAARLDRQIADLAAKMEHGGYGNDQLPDGTVVSLRFPDGDEETFQVVTVPGEDADAITSDSPLGLALVGAKAGDEITYRTPRGDATATVVKVSPPK; encoded by the coding sequence ATGGTGATCTCAGGGGACAAGGGGCTCAGCTCGGCGGCGCGCAGCCAGCTGGAGAAGGAAATCGCGAGCTTGCGCGCGCAGCGGGCTGCCTTGGCGCCGCAGCCGGGCGAGCAGGAGCGCACGGGGGACGCGGCGGACCAGGCGGACGTGATCGACCGGGCGGAGGCGGCTGCCCGGCTGGACCGCCAGATCGCCGACTTGGCCGCGAAGATGGAGCACGGCGGCTACGGCAACGACCAGCTCCCGGACGGAACGGTGGTGTCCCTCCGCTTCCCGGACGGCGACGAAGAGACGTTCCAGGTGGTGACGGTCCCGGGCGAGGACGCGGACGCGATCACGTCGGACAGTCCCCTGGGCCTGGCACTGGTGGGGGCGAAGGCAGGAGACGAGATCACGTACCGAACCCCCCGAGGCGACGCGACGGCAACGGTGGTGAAGGTAAGCCCCCCGAAGTAA
- a CDS encoding TetR/AcrR family transcriptional regulator produces MSAVPGRSDRLSPNQLAKQEQIVEAARVVLARDGLAGCTVRAIADAGPLTKSAIHYYFADIDVLIDRAMAAHITAFAAQLREVAAKHDEPRERLFAVLEEYLSVFAANPNAAFLWFEYWIAAGRAQHPQAIDVMLTSLTELLAELLAPLDVDDPRARARALLSYLLGTVVQQRVRPRPFATLRADIEALCFANYG; encoded by the coding sequence GTGAGCGCCGTCCCCGGTCGCAGCGACCGGCTCTCCCCCAACCAGCTGGCCAAGCAGGAACAGATCGTCGAAGCCGCCCGCGTCGTCCTCGCCCGCGACGGCCTCGCCGGCTGCACCGTCCGAGCCATCGCCGACGCCGGACCGCTCACCAAGAGCGCCATCCACTACTACTTCGCCGACATCGACGTCCTCATCGACCGCGCCATGGCCGCGCACATCACCGCCTTCGCCGCCCAGCTGCGCGAAGTCGCCGCGAAGCACGACGAGCCACGCGAACGCCTCTTCGCCGTCCTCGAGGAGTACCTGAGCGTCTTCGCCGCCAACCCCAACGCGGCCTTCCTCTGGTTCGAGTACTGGATCGCCGCCGGACGCGCACAGCACCCGCAGGCCATCGACGTCATGCTCACCTCCCTCACCGAGCTGCTGGCCGAACTGCTCGCCCCACTCGACGTCGACGACCCCCGGGCCCGAGCCCGCGCGCTGCTGTCGTACCTGCTCGGCACGGTCGTCCAGCAGCGGGTCCGCCCGCGGCCGTTCGCCACGCTGCGCGCCGACATCGAGGCGCTCTGCTTCGCCAACTACGGCTAA
- a CDS encoding M14 family metallopeptidase: MRTRTCTAAAAAVLLMLPTGGQAVAQPIGPQVYEITGTGTAQQRTEVANAGADILDSTNGTTTVIANPGEAAQLRALGFGVKTLGAVNRPQGTATVEDFPAGYTGYHTYAETQTELQKTVANYPSLTKLGSAGTSYEGRALSLIKISDNAAIDENEPEVLFTCNQHAREHLTTEMCLHIVQRLTSGYATDPAIRRLVDSTEIWVIPSVNPDGSEYDISGGTFHSWRKNRQGSGTDTNRNWGYQWGCCGGSSGSPSSETYRGTAAFSAPETRAVANWVNSRVVGGVQQIKTHIDFHTYSELVLWPFGYTYADTAPGLSAAEAQKFQTLGKQMAATNGYTPEQSSDLYITDGSVNDWMWATHKIWSFTFEMYPKGSSPGFYPRDTQIVPQTTRNDQAVDIIINAAITG, translated from the coding sequence ATGCGCACACGAACGTGCACGGCGGCGGCCGCGGCCGTCCTCTTGATGCTCCCCACCGGCGGCCAGGCCGTCGCCCAGCCCATCGGCCCGCAGGTCTACGAGATCACCGGCACCGGCACGGCCCAGCAGCGCACCGAGGTCGCGAACGCCGGTGCCGACATCCTCGACAGCACGAACGGCACGACCACGGTCATCGCCAACCCCGGCGAAGCGGCCCAGCTGCGCGCGCTCGGCTTCGGCGTCAAGACGCTCGGAGCGGTGAACCGGCCGCAGGGCACCGCGACGGTCGAAGACTTCCCGGCCGGCTACACCGGCTACCACACCTACGCCGAAACGCAGACCGAGCTGCAGAAGACCGTCGCGAACTACCCGTCGCTGACGAAGCTCGGCAGCGCCGGCACGTCGTACGAGGGCCGCGCGCTGTCGCTGATCAAGATCTCCGACAACGCCGCCATCGACGAGAACGAGCCCGAGGTGCTCTTCACCTGCAACCAGCACGCCCGCGAGCACCTCACCACCGAGATGTGCCTGCACATCGTCCAGCGGCTGACCAGCGGATACGCCACGGACCCCGCCATCAGACGGCTGGTCGACAGCACCGAGATCTGGGTCATCCCGAGCGTCAACCCGGACGGCTCCGAGTACGACATCTCCGGCGGCACGTTCCACAGCTGGCGCAAGAACCGCCAGGGCAGCGGCACCGACACCAACCGGAACTGGGGTTACCAGTGGGGCTGCTGCGGCGGCTCCTCGGGTTCGCCGTCGAGCGAGACCTACCGCGGCACGGCGGCGTTCTCCGCGCCCGAGACCAGGGCCGTCGCGAACTGGGTGAACTCGCGCGTGGTCGGCGGTGTCCAGCAGATCAAGACGCACATCGACTTCCACACCTACTCAGAGCTGGTGCTCTGGCCGTTCGGCTACACCTACGCCGACACCGCGCCGGGCCTGTCCGCGGCCGAGGCGCAGAAGTTCCAGACGCTCGGCAAGCAGATGGCCGCGACCAACGGCTACACGCCCGAGCAGTCCAGCGACCTCTACATCACCGACGGCAGCGTCAACGACTGGATGTGGGCGACCCACAAGATCTGGAGCTTCACGTTCGAGATGTACCCGAAGGGCTCCAGCCCCGGCTTCTACCCGCGGGACACCCAGATCGTGCCGCAGACCACGCGCAACGACCAGGCCGTCGACATCATCATCAACGCGGCGATCACCGGCTGA
- a CDS encoding gamma carbonic anhydrase family protein, with product MPQFSFEGRSPQVHPDAFIAPTATLIGDVVVEKDASIWYGAVLRADFGRIVVREGANVQDNSVVHVNVGKVCEIGKNVTVGHQCLVHDCTVGEQALIGNGSTVLDDAKIGERTLVAAGATVTPGTEVPSEVVAMGSPAKKFVPLTDSARLWVEHNAAVYQDLAKRHKTGVEPLD from the coding sequence ATGCCTCAGTTCTCGTTCGAAGGGCGCAGCCCGCAGGTCCACCCGGACGCCTTCATCGCTCCCACCGCCACGCTCATCGGCGACGTCGTCGTCGAGAAGGACGCCTCGATCTGGTACGGCGCCGTGCTGCGCGCCGACTTCGGCCGGATCGTCGTCCGGGAGGGCGCGAACGTCCAGGACAACTCGGTCGTGCACGTCAACGTCGGCAAGGTGTGCGAGATCGGGAAGAACGTGACCGTCGGCCACCAGTGCCTGGTGCACGACTGCACGGTCGGCGAGCAGGCCCTGATCGGGAACGGCTCCACCGTCCTGGACGACGCGAAGATCGGCGAGCGGACGCTGGTCGCGGCGGGTGCCACCGTGACGCCGGGCACGGAGGTGCCGTCCGAGGTGGTCGCGATGGGCAGCCCGGCGAAGAAGTTCGTCCCGCTGACCGACTCCGCGCGGCTGTGGGTCGAGCACAACGCGGCCGTCTACCAGGACCTCGCGAAACGGCACAAGACCGGCGTCGAGCCGCTGGATTGA
- the rplK gene encoding 50S ribosomal protein L11 — protein sequence MAPKTKKQTHQVTLELTAGNAPVVDLGKMLGQTGVNLVEVKKAYDAATAAQRGDIVPVVVSVFEDRSFALRLKTPPTSFLIKKALGDKGSARPGHEVAGKLTREQLREIAERKLPDLNTSDVEAAMRTIAGTARSMGVEIVG from the coding sequence ATGGCTCCGAAGACGAAGAAGCAAACCCACCAGGTCACCCTGGAACTCACCGCGGGCAACGCCCCGGTCGTCGACCTCGGCAAGATGCTCGGGCAGACCGGGGTCAACCTCGTCGAGGTCAAGAAGGCCTACGACGCGGCGACGGCGGCCCAGCGCGGCGACATCGTGCCGGTGGTCGTCTCGGTGTTCGAAGACCGCTCGTTCGCGTTGCGGCTCAAGACGCCGCCGACGTCGTTCCTCATCAAGAAGGCGCTGGGGGACAAGGGTTCGGCCCGGCCCGGGCACGAGGTCGCCGGCAAGCTCACGCGGGAGCAGCTGCGCGAGATCGCCGAGCGCAAGCTGCCGGACCTCAACACCTCCGACGTCGAGGCGGCGATGCGCACGATCGCGGGCACGGCCCGGTCCATGGGCGTCGAGATCGTCGGCTGA
- a CDS encoding ABATE domain-containing protein has product MRKHAVVPPFRALDPELGVAERLLRKENPQLCAIVAQLPDEHAAARRLNAVLAAAGARPRLVDTGAAWRIVYVTPRPGESELAAAAAGLAELVTVGGWRRVKRCAVCARPFCDRTSGCTRKWCAEHRRAPRGVD; this is encoded by the coding sequence GTGCGCAAGCACGCGGTCGTGCCGCCGTTCCGCGCGCTGGACCCTGAACTCGGGGTCGCGGAACGGTTGCTGCGCAAGGAGAATCCGCAGCTGTGCGCCATCGTCGCGCAGCTGCCCGACGAACACGCGGCCGCGCGCCGCCTCAACGCCGTGCTGGCGGCGGCCGGGGCGCGGCCGCGGCTCGTCGACACGGGCGCGGCCTGGCGGATCGTCTACGTGACGCCGCGGCCCGGTGAAAGCGAGCTGGCCGCGGCCGCCGCGGGCCTGGCCGAACTGGTGACCGTCGGCGGCTGGCGGCGGGTGAAGCGCTGCGCGGTCTGCGCCCGGCCGTTCTGCGACCGCACGTCGGGCTGCACCCGCAAGTGGTGCGCCGAACACCGTCGCGCCCCGCGCGGGGTGGACTAG
- the glyA gene encoding serine hydroxymethyltransferase: MTHQPKLNALAAADPAIAGLVEDEAKRQHDKIRLIASENYVSQAVLEATGTVLTNKYSEGYAGKRYYEGQQFIDQVEQLAIDRAKAVFGVDHANVQPYSGSPANLAVYLAFAQPGDTVLGMALPDGGHLTHGWSVSATGKWFTPVRYGVAKETGRVDLDQVRDLARQHRPKLIFAGGTAIPRVIDFPAFAEIAREVDAVLVADIAHIAGLVAGGAHPSPVGHAQVITTTTHKTLRGPRGAMILSDADHAKAVDKAVFPGLQGGPHNHTTAAIAVALGEAQQPSFSDYAHTIVANARSLADALLACGYDLVSGGTDNHLLLIDLTNKGVPGKRAAQALDRAGIELNYNTVPFDPRKPFDPSGIRLGTSAITTRGLRPEHQVQVAEWIDRTITAVAADDETVLDTIAAEIREFLAPFPIPGYSA, from the coding sequence ATGACACACCAGCCGAAACTGAACGCACTCGCCGCCGCCGACCCCGCGATCGCCGGGCTGGTCGAGGACGAAGCCAAGCGCCAGCACGACAAGATCCGCCTGATCGCGTCGGAGAACTACGTCTCGCAGGCCGTGCTCGAAGCGACCGGCACCGTGCTCACCAACAAGTACTCCGAGGGGTACGCGGGCAAGCGGTACTACGAGGGCCAGCAGTTCATCGACCAGGTCGAACAGCTCGCCATCGACCGGGCGAAGGCCGTGTTCGGCGTGGACCACGCGAACGTCCAGCCGTACTCCGGTTCGCCGGCGAACCTGGCCGTGTACCTGGCCTTCGCGCAGCCGGGGGACACCGTCCTCGGCATGGCCCTGCCGGACGGCGGCCACCTCACGCACGGCTGGAGCGTCTCGGCGACCGGCAAGTGGTTCACGCCGGTGCGCTACGGCGTCGCCAAGGAGACCGGCCGCGTCGACCTCGACCAGGTCCGCGACCTCGCCCGGCAGCACCGGCCGAAGCTGATCTTCGCCGGCGGCACGGCCATCCCGCGGGTCATCGACTTCCCGGCGTTCGCCGAGATCGCCCGCGAGGTGGACGCGGTGCTCGTCGCCGACATCGCCCACATCGCCGGCCTGGTCGCGGGCGGCGCGCACCCGTCGCCGGTCGGGCACGCCCAGGTCATCACGACGACGACGCACAAGACGCTGCGCGGCCCGCGCGGCGCGATGATCCTTTCCGACGCCGACCACGCGAAGGCCGTCGACAAGGCGGTGTTCCCCGGCCTGCAGGGCGGCCCGCACAACCACACGACCGCGGCGATCGCCGTCGCGCTGGGTGAGGCGCAGCAGCCGTCGTTCAGCGACTACGCGCACACGATCGTCGCGAACGCCCGCTCGCTGGCCGACGCGCTGCTCGCCTGCGGCTACGACCTCGTCTCGGGTGGCACCGACAACCACCTGCTGCTGATCGACCTGACGAACAAGGGTGTCCCGGGCAAGCGGGCGGCGCAGGCCTTGGACCGCGCCGGCATCGAGCTGAACTACAACACGGTGCCCTTCGACCCGCGCAAGCCGTTCGACCCGTCCGGCATCCGGCTCGGCACGTCCGCGATCACCACCCGCGGCCTCCGGCCGGAGCACCAGGTCCAGGTGGCCGAGTGGATCGACCGCACGATCACCGCCGTGGCGGCCGACGACGAGACCGTGCTGGACACGATCGCCGCGGAGATCCGCGAGTTCCTGGCGCCGTTCCCGATCCCCGGTTACTCCGCCTGA
- a CDS encoding MDR family MFS transporter encodes MSDTTTAEGAAATNGKLTHRQILTVLSGLMLGMFLAALDQTIVSSSMRTIADELHGLSLQAWATTAYLITATLSTPLYGKLSDLYGRKPMYLTAISLFLVGSLASGMATSMYELAAFRAFQGLGAGGLMSLALAIITDITAPRERSKYQGYFMAVFGISSVAGPVVGGFFAGIDTFAGITGWRWVFLVNVPIALAALVVVTKVLNLPHTRVDQKVDYWGAVALAVGLVPLLIVAEQGREWGWGSAASIAMYVVGALGVAAFVGIERRMGDAALLPLRLFRRPVFRMSTIVTVVQGAGMFGAMMSLPLYLQIVKGATPTQAGLQMLPLTLGIMVASMGSGRIISATGRYKMFAVAGLGLMAAALFALSTITVDTSLALVMVIAFVIGLGLGASMQTLVLAATNDVRPQDIGVATSAATFFRQIGGTAGTAVFLSILFGTVGDRIANAVRAAMTTPAYAAALAQHPEFAQRMKGGLDVNDTSFLSTLDPTLARPILQGFAESMSTVFLVGGIVLTVGFALVWFLKEKPLSDKSAMQQRAEAEEDGVPALALAH; translated from the coding sequence ATGAGCGACACCACCACGGCGGAAGGAGCAGCCGCGACGAACGGCAAACTGACTCACCGCCAGATCCTGACCGTGCTGTCCGGGCTGATGCTCGGCATGTTCCTCGCCGCGCTCGACCAGACGATCGTCTCGTCGTCGATGCGCACCATCGCCGACGAGCTGCACGGCCTGTCCCTGCAGGCCTGGGCCACCACGGCGTACCTGATCACCGCGACGCTCTCGACGCCGCTGTACGGCAAGCTCTCCGACCTCTACGGCCGCAAGCCCATGTACCTGACGGCGATCTCGCTGTTCCTGGTCGGCTCGCTGGCCAGCGGCATGGCGACGTCGATGTACGAGCTGGCCGCGTTCCGCGCCTTCCAGGGCCTCGGCGCCGGTGGCCTGATGTCCCTGGCGCTGGCGATCATCACCGACATCACCGCGCCGCGTGAGCGCAGCAAGTACCAGGGCTACTTCATGGCGGTGTTCGGCATCTCGAGCGTCGCCGGCCCGGTCGTCGGCGGGTTCTTCGCCGGCATCGACACCTTCGCCGGCATCACCGGCTGGCGCTGGGTCTTCCTGGTCAACGTGCCGATCGCGCTCGCCGCGCTGGTCGTCGTGACGAAGGTGCTGAACCTGCCGCACACCCGCGTGGACCAGAAGGTCGACTACTGGGGTGCCGTGGCGCTGGCCGTCGGCCTGGTGCCGCTGCTGATCGTCGCCGAGCAGGGCCGCGAGTGGGGCTGGGGCTCCGCCGCTTCGATCGCCATGTACGTCGTCGGCGCGCTGGGTGTCGCCGCGTTCGTGGGCATCGAACGCCGGATGGGCGACGCCGCCCTGCTGCCGCTGCGCCTGTTCCGCCGCCCGGTGTTCCGGATGTCGACGATCGTCACGGTCGTGCAGGGTGCCGGCATGTTCGGCGCGATGATGTCGCTGCCGCTGTACCTGCAGATCGTCAAGGGCGCGACGCCGACCCAGGCCGGCCTGCAGATGCTCCCGCTGACGCTCGGCATCATGGTCGCCAGCATGGGCAGCGGCCGGATCATCTCGGCCACCGGCCGGTACAAGATGTTCGCGGTGGCCGGGCTCGGCCTGATGGCGGCGGCGCTGTTCGCGCTGTCGACGATCACCGTCGACACCTCGCTGGCCCTGGTCATGGTGATCGCCTTCGTGATCGGCCTCGGCCTCGGCGCCTCGATGCAGACGCTGGTGCTGGCCGCGACCAACGACGTCCGCCCGCAGGACATCGGCGTCGCCACCTCGGCGGCGACGTTCTTCCGGCAGATCGGCGGCACGGCGGGCACCGCGGTGTTCCTGTCGATCCTGTTCGGCACGGTCGGCGACCGGATCGCGAACGCCGTCCGCGCGGCGATGACCACGCCGGCCTACGCGGCGGCGCTGGCGCAGCACCCGGAGTTCGCGCAGCGGATGAAGGGCGGCCTCGACGTCAACGACACGTCGTTCCTGTCGACGCTCGACCCGACGCTGGCCCGGCCGATCCTGCAGGGCTTCGCCGAGTCGATGAGCACGGTGTTCCTGGTCGGCGGGATCGTCCTGACCGTCGGGTTCGCGCTCGTGTGGTTCCTCAAGGAGAAGCCGCTGTCGGACAAGTCGGCGATGCAGCAGCGTGCGGAGGCCGAGGAGGACGGCGTCCCCGCGCTCGCGCTGGCGCACTGA